The following are from one region of the Salvia hispanica cultivar TCC Black 2014 chromosome 1, UniMelb_Shisp_WGS_1.0, whole genome shotgun sequence genome:
- the LOC125187516 gene encoding B3 domain-containing protein At2g35310-like codes for MKKGGSRKMSNATDDLPEFFKVYTSALSSDLMRIPPDFITKFAGNIPTTCTLERPQVASWKVDVCKVKDCWFFQKGWPDFVEDNSLQDADFLTFCYLGNSLFCVNIFAPNGCAKRGQSAGTNVPTHEVHPRKVEDINKNPNFTIVLTKGYLKKRVVRMQRKFWNAHMKKHKGSRLDATLWVENQEWNVGVLKRHDSILITKDPIEVMVTVSIPPKYGCLL; via the exons ATGAAGAAAGGTGGTTCCAGAAAGATGTCAAATGCCACTGATGATTTACCAGAGTTTTTCAAGGTTTACACCTCTGCTCTAAGTTCCGATTTGATG agAATTCCACCAGATTTTATCACCAAATTTGCTGGGAATATTCCGACAACGTGCACGTTGGAAAGGCCACAGGTTGCATCTTGGAAAGTTGATGTGTGCAAAGTGAAGGATTGTTGGTTTTTCCAAAAGGGTTGGCCTGATTTTGTGGAAGATAATTCTTTACAAGATGCTGATTTTCTCACATTTTGCTATCTTGGGAATTCCTTGTTTTGTGTCAACATATTCGCACCAAATGGTTGTGCAAAAAGAGGTCAATCTGCAGGTACTAATGTTCCAACACATGAGGTCCATCCAAGAAAAGTGGAAGATATCaacaaaaaccctaatttcacCATTGTGCTAACCAAGGGATACTTGAAGAAGCGGGTTGTG CGTATGCAACGGAAGTTTTGGAATGCACACATGAAAAAGCATAAAGGATCAAGACTGGATGCTACTCTTTGGGTGGAAAATCAAGAATGGAATGTGGGAGTGTTGAAACGTCATGATAGTATTCTAATTACGAAAG ACCCAATTGAGGTTATGGTGACAGTTTCAATCCCACCAAAATATGGTTGTCTACTTTGA
- the LOC125215562 gene encoding uncharacterized protein At5g65660 — protein MESPYHGGAPVTSHGGGSRPSLGFPLGTALLLVVIFSLSGIFSCCYHWDKLRRTLSLDSADIEADADLKPKPPNTDVNRKENQSLPVIMPGDNVPKFIALPCPCQPPRQGSVVVEVEKPPAKPPHIAVPFY, from the exons ATGGAGAGTCCATACCACGGTGGTGCGCCGGTTACCAGCCACGGCGGAGGTTCACGCCCTTCTCTAGGCTTCCCTCTCGGCACAGCTCTGTTGCTGGTCGTCATTTTCAGCCTCAGTGGCATCTTCTCCTGCTGCTACCACTGGGACAAACTCCGCCGCACTCTCTCCCTCGATTCCGCCGACATCGAGGCCGATGCTGATCTCAAGCCGAAACCCCCAAACACG GATGTGAATCGGAAGGAGAATCAGAGCTTGCCTGTGATAATGCCGGGAGATAATGTTCCGAAATTCATAGCATTACCGTGCCCGTGCCAGCCGCCGCGGCAGGGGAGCGTCGTGGTGGAGGTGGAGAAACCGCCGGCGAAGCCGCCGCATATCGCCGTGCCGTTCTACTGA